A portion of the Anthonomus grandis grandis chromosome 7, icAntGran1.3, whole genome shotgun sequence genome contains these proteins:
- the LOC126738369 gene encoding 5'-AMP-activated protein kinase subunit beta-1 isoform X4: MGNAGSGGPARERQKSVDTAPSSPMKEGQAFTFDKAPDKLGFHSSQEDEEPYFTKPAVSYTRQRANTVSEGTTLSSQTITDTKTPTVFRWEGGGKDVCISGTFTNWATIPMVKSHGDFVTIIDLPEGEHQYRYFVDGEWKNDPHYKIVENESTGEKNNMITVKKSDFEVFQALDKDQESGKEDPQKEFSQEIPVYKPWEKSSGPPILPPHLLQVILNKDTPLSCEPTLLPEPNHVMLNHLYALSIKDGVMVLSATHRYRKKYVTTLLYKPI; this comes from the exons ATGGGTAACGCAGGTAGCGGGGGCCCCGCGAGGGAAAGGCAAAAATCAGTTGACACCGCGCCGTCATCCCCCATGAAGGAAGGGCAGGCCTTCACGTTTGATAAAGCTCCTGATAAGTTGGGGTTTCACAGTTCCCAAGAGGACGAGGAGCCCTATTTTACCAAACCAGCTGTCAGTTACACTAGACAAAGGGCTAATACAG TGTCTGAGGGGACTACTTTGTCAAGCCAAACTATCACTGACACCAAAACTCCTACAGTATTCCGATGGGAAG GTGGAGGAAAAGATGTGTGCATCTCAGGCACATTCACTAACTGGGCCACCATTCCTATGGTAAAAAGCCACGGAGACTTTGTAACAATTATAGATCTGCCCGAAGGCGAACACCAATACAGATACTTCGTGGATGGAGAGTGGAAAAACGACCCGCATTACAAAATAGTCGAAAACGAATCAACAG GCGAGAAAAATAACATGATAACTGTCAAGAAATCGGACTTCGAAGTGTTCCAAGCGCTGGACAAGGACCAGGAGAGCGGCAAAGAGGATCCCCAAAAAGAATTTTCCCAAGAAATTCCCGTTTATAAGCCGTGGGAGAAAAGCAGCGGCCCGCCCATTTTACCGCCCCATTTGTTACAAGTTATATTGAATAAAGATACGCCATTATCT TGCGAACCTACCCTGTTACCTGAACCGAATCACGTGATGTTAAATCATTTGTATGCCTTGTCGATTAAAGATGGCGTTATGGTGCTTAGTGCCACCCATAGGTATAGGAAAAAGTATGTCACCACCCTGCTTTACAAACCGATCTAA
- the LOC126738369 gene encoding 5'-AMP-activated protein kinase subunit beta-1 isoform X1 — protein sequence MSDEEYVKPIKLKDFSFESSGGPARERQKSVDTAPSSPMKEGQAFTFDKAPDKLGFHSSQEDEEPYFTKPAVSYTRQRANTVSEGTTLSSQTITDTKTPTVFRWEGGGKDVCISGTFTNWATIPMVKSHGDFVTIIDLPEGEHQYRYFVDGEWKNDPHYKIVENESTGKGEKNNMITVKKSDFEVFQALDKDQESGKEDPQKEFSQEIPVYKPWEKSSGPPILPPHLLQVILNKDTPLSCEPTLLPEPNHVMLNHLYALSIKDGVMVLSATHRYRKKYVTTLLYKPI from the exons GTAGCGGGGGCCCCGCGAGGGAAAGGCAAAAATCAGTTGACACCGCGCCGTCATCCCCCATGAAGGAAGGGCAGGCCTTCACGTTTGATAAAGCTCCTGATAAGTTGGGGTTTCACAGTTCCCAAGAGGACGAGGAGCCCTATTTTACCAAACCAGCTGTCAGTTACACTAGACAAAGGGCTAATACAG TGTCTGAGGGGACTACTTTGTCAAGCCAAACTATCACTGACACCAAAACTCCTACAGTATTCCGATGGGAAG GTGGAGGAAAAGATGTGTGCATCTCAGGCACATTCACTAACTGGGCCACCATTCCTATGGTAAAAAGCCACGGAGACTTTGTAACAATTATAGATCTGCCCGAAGGCGAACACCAATACAGATACTTCGTGGATGGAGAGTGGAAAAACGACCCGCATTACAAAATAGTCGAAAACGAATCAACAGGTAAAG GCGAGAAAAATAACATGATAACTGTCAAGAAATCGGACTTCGAAGTGTTCCAAGCGCTGGACAAGGACCAGGAGAGCGGCAAAGAGGATCCCCAAAAAGAATTTTCCCAAGAAATTCCCGTTTATAAGCCGTGGGAGAAAAGCAGCGGCCCGCCCATTTTACCGCCCCATTTGTTACAAGTTATATTGAATAAAGATACGCCATTATCT TGCGAACCTACCCTGTTACCTGAACCGAATCACGTGATGTTAAATCATTTGTATGCCTTGTCGATTAAAGATGGCGTTATGGTGCTTAGTGCCACCCATAGGTATAGGAAAAAGTATGTCACCACCCTGCTTTACAAACCGATCTAA
- the LOC126738369 gene encoding 5'-AMP-activated protein kinase subunit beta-1 isoform X3 produces the protein MGNAGSGGPARERQKSVDTAPSSPMKEGQAFTFDKAPDKLGFHSSQEDEEPYFTKPAVSYTRQRANTVSEGTTLSSQTITDTKTPTVFRWEGGGKDVCISGTFTNWATIPMVKSHGDFVTIIDLPEGEHQYRYFVDGEWKNDPHYKIVENESTGKGEKNNMITVKKSDFEVFQALDKDQESGKEDPQKEFSQEIPVYKPWEKSSGPPILPPHLLQVILNKDTPLSCEPTLLPEPNHVMLNHLYALSIKDGVMVLSATHRYRKKYVTTLLYKPI, from the exons ATGGGTAACGCAGGTAGCGGGGGCCCCGCGAGGGAAAGGCAAAAATCAGTTGACACCGCGCCGTCATCCCCCATGAAGGAAGGGCAGGCCTTCACGTTTGATAAAGCTCCTGATAAGTTGGGGTTTCACAGTTCCCAAGAGGACGAGGAGCCCTATTTTACCAAACCAGCTGTCAGTTACACTAGACAAAGGGCTAATACAG TGTCTGAGGGGACTACTTTGTCAAGCCAAACTATCACTGACACCAAAACTCCTACAGTATTCCGATGGGAAG GTGGAGGAAAAGATGTGTGCATCTCAGGCACATTCACTAACTGGGCCACCATTCCTATGGTAAAAAGCCACGGAGACTTTGTAACAATTATAGATCTGCCCGAAGGCGAACACCAATACAGATACTTCGTGGATGGAGAGTGGAAAAACGACCCGCATTACAAAATAGTCGAAAACGAATCAACAGGTAAAG GCGAGAAAAATAACATGATAACTGTCAAGAAATCGGACTTCGAAGTGTTCCAAGCGCTGGACAAGGACCAGGAGAGCGGCAAAGAGGATCCCCAAAAAGAATTTTCCCAAGAAATTCCCGTTTATAAGCCGTGGGAGAAAAGCAGCGGCCCGCCCATTTTACCGCCCCATTTGTTACAAGTTATATTGAATAAAGATACGCCATTATCT TGCGAACCTACCCTGTTACCTGAACCGAATCACGTGATGTTAAATCATTTGTATGCCTTGTCGATTAAAGATGGCGTTATGGTGCTTAGTGCCACCCATAGGTATAGGAAAAAGTATGTCACCACCCTGCTTTACAAACCGATCTAA
- the LOC126738450 gene encoding zinc finger protein 99-like — translation MSDSLSIPQNICRTCLRVLKRPRDLFDQQLDLVSRIKNISNIELQYTPELPSHICDECFENINGFYCFRKILLHSDYDLKSRLETLKRTNYKPKPRSKPAFDDLDYDNENHSIASDSPSLSSLDIKEEKPPEKDPDEVARENAEILRTLVLKKLFKCRACDQVFKSKFKLNNHKRAEHTAKGVCNICGIVVRIDNLKKHIKLHSDQPCTCDECGRVFKNSESLRTHKFVHTGNSYTCEICGKCFKLRSEHTRHLKKHIDPDFQKAQCSLCGKKVRDLKKHMLTHTGEKPYVCTFCNKGYGSSYALKIHSRQHTDERPYICNHCGYGFPQKVSLISHIKHKHCLYK, via the exons atgtcAGACTCACTAAGCATACCTCAAAATATATGCAGAACTTGTTTGCGTGTTCTTAAGCGACCCAGAGACTTATTTGATCAGCAGTTGGATCTTGTAAGCAGAATCAAGAATATTTCCAATATAGAG CTACAATATACTCCGGAACTCCCCAGCCACATATGCGATGAATGCTTTGAGAACATCAATGGCTTCTATTGTTTCCGTAAAATACTCTTACATTCAGATTACGATTTAAAATCCCGTCTCGAAACACTTAAAAGAACGAACTATAAACCAAAACCCCGTAGCAAACCTGCATTTGATGACCTAGATTATGATAATGAAAACCATTCCATTGCTTCAGACTCTCCTTCCTTGTCATCTTTAgatataaaagaagaaaaaccacCGGAAAAAGATCCTGATGAAGTGGCAagagaaaatgctgaaatacTAAGAAcccttgtattaaaaaaacttttcaaatgCCGAGCCTGTGATCAAGTATTTAAATCCAAGTTTAAACTGAATAATCACAAAAGAGCCGAACATACTGCCAAGGGAGTGTGTAACATTTGTGGTATAGTTGTAAGgatagataatttaaaaaaacatattaaattacACTCAGATCAGCCCTGTACATGTGATGAATGTGGCagggtatttaaaaattcagaatCATTAAGGACACATAAATTCGTGCATACAGGAAACTCATACACTTGTGAAATTTGTGGGAAATGTTTCAAACTTAGGTCAGAGCATACCAGGCATTTAAAGAAGCATATTG ATCCAGATTTCCAAAAAGCTCAATGCTCCCTGTGCGGCAAAAAGGTGAGAGATCTCAAGAAACACATGCTGACTCACACTGGAGAAAAACCGTACGTCTGCACGTTTTGTAACAAAGGTTACGGCAGTTCTTACGCCCTAAAAATTCACAGTAGACAACACACCGACGAGAGACCGTACATTTGTAACCATTGCGGCTACGGATTTCCCCAGAAGGTTTCTCTGATATCACATATTAAGCATAAACATTGTTTATACAAATAG
- the LOC126738369 gene encoding 5'-AMP-activated protein kinase subunit beta-1 isoform X2 — MSDEEYVKPIKLKDFSFESSGGPARERQKSVDTAPSSPMKEGQAFTFDKAPDKLGFHSSQEDEEPYFTKPAVSYTRQRANTVSEGTTLSSQTITDTKTPTVFRWEGGGKDVCISGTFTNWATIPMVKSHGDFVTIIDLPEGEHQYRYFVDGEWKNDPHYKIVENESTGEKNNMITVKKSDFEVFQALDKDQESGKEDPQKEFSQEIPVYKPWEKSSGPPILPPHLLQVILNKDTPLSCEPTLLPEPNHVMLNHLYALSIKDGVMVLSATHRYRKKYVTTLLYKPI, encoded by the exons GTAGCGGGGGCCCCGCGAGGGAAAGGCAAAAATCAGTTGACACCGCGCCGTCATCCCCCATGAAGGAAGGGCAGGCCTTCACGTTTGATAAAGCTCCTGATAAGTTGGGGTTTCACAGTTCCCAAGAGGACGAGGAGCCCTATTTTACCAAACCAGCTGTCAGTTACACTAGACAAAGGGCTAATACAG TGTCTGAGGGGACTACTTTGTCAAGCCAAACTATCACTGACACCAAAACTCCTACAGTATTCCGATGGGAAG GTGGAGGAAAAGATGTGTGCATCTCAGGCACATTCACTAACTGGGCCACCATTCCTATGGTAAAAAGCCACGGAGACTTTGTAACAATTATAGATCTGCCCGAAGGCGAACACCAATACAGATACTTCGTGGATGGAGAGTGGAAAAACGACCCGCATTACAAAATAGTCGAAAACGAATCAACAG GCGAGAAAAATAACATGATAACTGTCAAGAAATCGGACTTCGAAGTGTTCCAAGCGCTGGACAAGGACCAGGAGAGCGGCAAAGAGGATCCCCAAAAAGAATTTTCCCAAGAAATTCCCGTTTATAAGCCGTGGGAGAAAAGCAGCGGCCCGCCCATTTTACCGCCCCATTTGTTACAAGTTATATTGAATAAAGATACGCCATTATCT TGCGAACCTACCCTGTTACCTGAACCGAATCACGTGATGTTAAATCATTTGTATGCCTTGTCGATTAAAGATGGCGTTATGGTGCTTAGTGCCACCCATAGGTATAGGAAAAAGTATGTCACCACCCTGCTTTACAAACCGATCTAA
- the LOC126738630 gene encoding RWD domain-containing protein 2A: MTEPESNLLENLQTQLEELESLQAMFYNPGEIKIEDIGMYHDIKDYVSGKMKLVPPCLDFTVNLLIDDNKFEMCVSLGHEYPFVEPEVFVRNCRMNRVQHAELNKKIGDYLKSLPKGEPCIFTAISWLQDNAHSFIDLEKEGTSTEINRSEQDDELVRYWIYSHHIYSKTKRKSITDLAHQLKVNGFIMPGKPGIICVEGGACDVNEWWQSVKSMNWKKIFCKITESTKEDAQQDNFLKFKDFMEIVFESHGPKFNHMDMGEFSKYLEQKDLGYIFKDLFGVEARNG; the protein is encoded by the exons ATGACCGAGCCAGAATCCAATTTACTGGAAAACCTCCAGACTCAACTGGAAGAGCTCGAGAGCCTCCAAGCTATGTTCTACAATCCGGGTGAAATTAAAATCGAAGACATTGGAATGTACCATGATATCAAAGACTATGTTAGTGGGAAAATGAAGTTGGTGCCCCCCTGTTTAGATTTTACAGTAAATCTGCTCATTGATGACAATAAATTTGAGATGTGTGTTAGTTTAGGACATGAATATCCATTTGTGGAACCAGAGGTTTTTGTTAGGAACTGTAGGATGAATCGGGTGCAGCATGCTGAGTTGAATAAAAAGATTG GAGACTATTTAAAAAGCCTACCCAAAGGTGAACCCTGCATATTCACAGCGATCTCATGGCTCCAAGACAATGCCCATTCATTCATAGATTTAGAAAAAGAAGGAACTTCAACAGAAATCAACCGGAGTGAGCAAGATGACGAATTGGTTCGATATTGGATTTATTCCCATCACATTTATAGTAAAACAAAACGTAAATCCATAACAGATTTAGCGCATCAGCTAAAAGTGAATGGTTTCATAATGCCTGGGAAGCCGGGAATCATTTGCGTGGAAGGAGGTGCTTGCGATGTAAATGAATGGTGGCAATCAGTTAAAAGTATGAACTGgaaaaagatattttgtaaG ATCACTGAAAGTACAAAAGAAGATGCCCAACAGGataactttctaaaatttaaagattttatggAAATAGTGTTTGAGAGCCATGGGCCTAAATTTAACCATATGGATATGGgggaattttcaaaatatctggAACAGAAAGATCTTGGATATATTTTTAAGGATCTTTTTGGTGTTGAAGCTCGAAATGGATAA